A genomic region of Phragmites australis chromosome 2, lpPhrAust1.1, whole genome shotgun sequence contains the following coding sequences:
- the LOC133905946 gene encoding uncharacterized protein LOC133905946, protein MLLAVEGGGFFSSSASGYSHGLALLLLGRKGEDKPVKGSPWNQYRLVDREVEQVYHLASGKDQAPGKCAPFVCFGCTATGLEGASPPKAGSSNALGSSLEEASSSANKKLTTNGSITGNERRGCLKSNSKRDSLEHCIVGMSEGEEPRESLEEVQTLKAGMERRKVQWTDTCGKDLFEIREFETSDEGLSDDEGDNDGFRKCECVIQ, encoded by the exons ATGCTACTGGCTGTGGAAGGAGGAGGGTTCTTCTCATCGTCAGCTTCAGGGTACAGCCATGGCCTCGCTCTCTTGCTGCTTGGACGGAAAGGTGAGGATAAGCCTGTCAAAGGGTCTCCGTGGAACCAGTACCGGCTGGTCGATCGGGAGGTCGAGCAGGTGTACCATCTGGCCTCCGGCAAGGATCAGGCTCCTGGGAAATGCGCTCCCTTTGTCTGCTTCGGTTGCACAGCTACTGGCCTTGAGGGGGCGTCTCCTCCGAAAGCAGGTTCAAGCAATGCATTGGGGAGCTCACTGGAAGAAGCATCTAGTTCAGCAAACAAGAAGTTGACCACTAATGGTTCCATCACTGGTAATGAGAGAAGAGGCTGTCTTAAGAGCAACTCCAAAAGGGATTCTTTGGAGCACTGTATAGTAGGAATGAGTGAGGGTGAAGAACCGCGTGAGTCATTGGAAGAGGTGCAGACCTTGAAGGCTGGTATGGAACGGAGGAAAGTTCAGTGGACTGATACATGTGGAAAGGATCTTTTTGAGATCAGAGAGTTTGAAACAAG CGATGAAGGGTTGTCAGATGATGAAGGGGATAACGATGGTTTCAGGAAATGTGAGTGCGTGATTCAGTAG
- the LOC133905959 gene encoding light-harvesting complex-like protein OHP2, chloroplastic: MSLAPSIPSIKVKVGAVTPHHRACRSFAVIRSSKAEGPIRRPVAPPLSPPPPKTPALSTPPTLSQPPTPVKPAAPPSSLAPPERKPVEAAAPAAAVQRPVAGAVTLEYQRKVAKELQDYFKQKKLEEADQGPFFGFLPKNEISNGRWAMFGFAVGMLTEYATGSDFVQQMKILLSNFGIVDLD; encoded by the exons ATGTCTTTGGCCCCGTCCATCCCTTCCATCAAGGTGAAGGTGGGGGCTGTCACGCCTCACCACCGTGCGTGCCGGTCGTTCGCGGTGATCAGGAGCTCCAAGGCGGAGGGGCCCATCCGGAGACCCGTGGCGCCCCcgctgtcgccgccgccgcccaagaCGCCAGCTCTGTCCACCCCTCCGACCCTGTCACAGCCGCCGACTCCGGTGAAGCCGGCCGCCCCTCCGTCGTCGTTGGCGCCTCCGGAACGGAAGCCAGTTGAGGCCGCAGCCCCGGCAGCAGCAGTGCAGAGGCCGGTGGCCGGGGCTGTGACGCTGGAGTACCAGAGGAAGGTGGCCAAAGAGCTGCAGGACTACTTCAAGCAGAAGAAGTTGGAGGAGGCCGACCAGGGGCCATTCTTTGGGTTCTTGCCAAAGAATGAGATTTCCAATGGAAG ATGGGCTATGTTTGGGTTTGCAGTAGGGATGCTAACGGAGTATGCGACAGGCTCGGATTTTGTTCAGCAAATGAAGATCCTTCTCTCCAATTTTGGAATTGTGGACTTGGATTGA
- the LOC133904514 gene encoding acid phosphatase 1-like, producing the protein MEIVAEVEASMKEHMDMLAKMMEQQVEGRIRVMRQQDASMTLESPSAWHQSASAPDNDPDNMLVHHDFPIGEFEEVAARGRGRAGTFEEADAAQQHLLPHPLVIEIPTSATTWEANNEGLEEVSSDVRCASWRLAADANNLVPWKAVPVECATHVRDYVTGVAYRFDLEPIGDDAWVFDVNKTLLSNLPYYVKNGYGGEAPAIPSSLKLYKEVHDLGFKTFLLTGRSEAHQGVTVDNLNKECFHDSDKLIRRYLAV; encoded by the exons ATGGAGATTGTCGCTGAGGTTGAAGCAAGTATGAAAGAACATATGGATATGCTTGCCAAAATGATGGAACAACAGGTCGAGGGGCGAATACGGGTAATGAGGCAGCAGGATGCATCCatgacacttgaatctccatCGGCTTGGCACCAGAGTGCATCTGCACCAGATAATGATCCAGATAACATGCTCGTTCATCATGACTTCCCTATCGGTGAATTTGAAG AAGTAGCAGCACGCGGAAGAGGCAGAGCAGGCACCTTCGAGGAGGCGGACGCGGCGCAGCAGCACCTCCTACCACACCCGCTCGTCATCGAGATCCCGACATCGGCGACGACATGGGAGGCGAACAACGAGGGGTTGGAGGAGGTGTCGTCGGATGTGCGGTGCGCGAGCTGGAGGCTGGCGGCGGATGCCAACAACTTGGTGCCGTGGAAGGCCGTTCCGGTGGAGTGCGCGACACACGTGCGGGACTACGTCACGGGGGTCGCCTACCGCTTTGACCTGGAGCCCATCGGGGATGACGCATGGGTGTTCGACGTCAACAAGACGCTGCTCTCCAACCTGCCCTACTACGTCAAGAACGGATACGG GGGGGAGGCGCCGGCGATCCCCTCTAGCTTGAAGCTGTACAAGGAGGTTCATGATCTTGGGTTCAAGACCTTCCTGCTCACCGGCCGAAGCGAGGCGCACCAGGGCGTCACAGTGGACAACCTGAACAAAGAGTGTTTCCATGATTCGGACAAGCTCATACGGAG